Proteins encoded within one genomic window of Verrucomicrobiia bacterium:
- a CDS encoding T9SS type A sorting domain-containing protein, whose translation MVIEHKAQLEFLGDLNGDGNSDYAMRETNQKYRMSIYFGGSALDTIHDGSVMGEILDEFSDCYGCQISAGKWANPTDKQIVVGTTQPRYDSLRFYFYNVREGVIDSIPLLRWDVRKRYGIGDQRMQFLDDINGDGFDDLAHALPGGTDTSIGIVNIHLGGTSLDTIPDIILRPPPNLTGLAAAHFGENVTPVGDLNNDGFSEFVVGVGRTPFTYFGGSPLDTLPRFKLDRIADHFVNGGDINHDGYNDLLVGRDDHPLTGSVYVYFGGVAMDSVMDLYISEFDLRYPSDGFGQTVAGLGDIDGDGTNDFAVGSRNSTFDDQDRGYLYLFKGFSSSTGLEDANSRIPRDFELMQNYPNPFNSSTVIQYSLSKRAQISIEILNITGQRVRVLEEREHAAGTYKVNWDGKDFLGKPVSSGVYLYRLKVGEEVTTKKMMLVR comes from the coding sequence TTGGTAATAGAACATAAAGCCCAACTGGAATTTCTTGGCGATTTGAATGGAGACGGAAACAGCGATTACGCAATGCGGGAAACTAATCAAAAGTATCGTATGTCAATTTATTTTGGTGGTAGTGCTTTGGATACCATTCACGATGGCTCTGTAATGGGCGAAATTTTAGATGAATTTTCCGACTGCTACGGTTGCCAAATATCAGCGGGGAAATGGGCTAATCCCACAGACAAGCAAATAGTGGTTGGTACAACACAGCCACGCTATGACAGCTTGCGTTTTTATTTTTACAATGTCCGCGAAGGTGTTATTGATTCGATTCCATTGTTGCGGTGGGATGTCCGAAAAAGATACGGTATTGGAGATCAAAGAATGCAATTCTTGGATGACATCAATGGCGATGGATTTGATGATTTAGCCCACGCATTGCCAGGTGGTACGGATACTTCTATAGGGATAGTAAATATTCATCTTGGGGGAACGTCCCTTGATACTATACCTGATATAATTCTTCGTCCACCGCCAAATTTAACAGGATTGGCAGCCGCTCACTTTGGGGAAAATGTGACGCCAGTTGGTGATTTGAATAATGATGGGTTTTCAGAGTTTGTAGTTGGTGTAGGAAGAACCCCATTTACATACTTTGGCGGTTCACCGTTGGATACTTTGCCCAGGTTCAAACTAGATCGGATTGCCGATCACTTTGTTAATGGTGGTGATATCAATCATGATGGCTACAATGACCTTTTGGTAGGCCGGGACGACCATCCGCTTACAGGGTCTGTATATGTTTATTTCGGCGGTGTGGCGATGGACAGCGTAATGGATCTTTATATTAGCGAATTTGATTTACGTTATCCGTCAGATGGTTTTGGTCAAACGGTTGCTGGATTGGGAGACATTGACGGTGATGGCACCAATGATTTTGCCGTTGGCTCTCGTAACTCGACCTTTGACGATCAAGACCGAGGCTATCTATACCTTTTCAAAGGATTTTCATCATCTACAGGTTTGGAAGATGCCAACTCGCGTATTCCGCGCGATTTTGAGCTAATGCAAAATTATCCAAACCCCTTTAATTCTTCCACAGTTATTCAATATTCTCTTTCAAAACGCGCCCAAATATCTATTGAAATTTTGAACATTACCGGTCAGCGGGTCAGGGTTTTAGAGGAAAGGGAACACGCCGCCGGTACTTACAAGGTGAATTGGGATGGCAAAGATTTTTTGGGGAAACCGGTTTCCAGCGGAGTCTATCTTTATCGTTTGAAAGTGGGAGAAGAAGTAACTACAAAAAAGATGATGCTGGTTCGTTAG